AGTCTACCGTCACGTTCATGAATGGGCTCTCCTCAGCTCTCGGCGCGTCCGCGTCAGGCGGAAAGAGATGTCCGGTAGCGTGTGATGCTGCCGCTCAAATGGTCGCGCATCGCGACGCGCGCGCCGTCCGCATCTCCGGCGGAGATGGCATCGACGATCGCACGATGCTCTTTGTTGACCCGTTCGAGATAGGAACGGTCGATCAGCCGGGCGCGGTCCTCGTCGGAGAGGGACCTGCGCGGAATGGCGTTGCTTCCGAGCGACTCTAGAAAGGAGGTGAAGAGACTGTTGTTCGTGCCCTGGGCTATGGCGAGATGAAATGCCGCATCCCGCTCGACCGCCGAGGCACCGGCATCGATGTCGCGTTCGAACAGCGCCTGGCATTCGCGGATCCGGGCGTCCTGGGACAGGCTCCGCCGCGTGGCCGCAAGTCCGGCCGCCTCGATCTCGACCGCCATCCTCAGTTCAAGCAGGTCGAGCGCTTCGTGTACCCCCGACGGCACGAAGGTCGGCAGGTTCTTGCGTCTGGTGCCCTCGGGATCGCGTACGAAAATTCCCGCACCGCGCCGCGGCTCCACCAGTCCGTCGGCCTTGAGCACGGCAACGGCCTCGCGGATCACGGTCCGGCTGACACCGAATTCGGCTTCCAGTTCCTTCTCGGTCGGGAGCCGGTCGCCGGCCTTCATTGGGCCCGCGGCGATCTTGGCGCGCAGGGCATCGGTGGTTTCCTGGGTTAGATTCCGGCCGGCGGCCGCTGTTGGGGACTTTCGGATCACAGGAAGTACAATCCTTCAGGTATGATTATTCAGGTTCATATGTAGTACTAATTCTGCAAATTGATCAATGCCCTTCCGGCTCTCTTGGCGGTTGCGGGAAGCACCGTCGTTGCGTATAGACACCCGGCTTCGTCTCTTGCGGCGAACGGATGGGTGGCCGAGTGGTTGAAGGCACCGGTCTTGAAAACCGGCAGGCGGGTGACCGTCTCGTGGGTTCGAATCCCACCCCATCCGCCACAACTCCTCTGCTGCACCTGATTGCGTCGACATCAGGCGATATCAGACGGAGTGAGAAATTTGCCGCGGTTATTCGCTGCCGTTTCTCATTTGTTTAGGTCTCTCTGATAAGAGTCGGTTTGAATCACCTGCGGCTCATGCGGTGGACACCCTGCACGATACGGACTTCAGCTAGGCTATGAACTTCAACGAAGAGGAACGGGTTCCGATCGCGGAGCTCGCCCCACACGACGGAGCACGTCTCCACCTCAGATTTCTCGACTACTGGCTCAGGCTGCGCGGGAGGCATGCGATGCCGTCCTACGCAGACCTCGATCCCGTCGACTTTCCGTGGGCGCTGCCGAATATCTTCGTCGTCGAGATCCTGCCTGGCGGGGATTTCGTCTATCGGATCGCCGGTGAGGAACACACCCAGCGCTACCGCCGCAACCTCAAGGGCTTGCGGCTGTCGGATATCATGCAGTCCGATGCTGCGGAGGCGATCACGGAACGCTGGCGGCTGATCCTGGACATGCCTGCGGCCTTCTTCATCCTGACCGACCACCATTCGGAACAGGGGGCGAGCGTGCTCGGCGAGCGCCTTGTTCTTCCGCTCGGAAATGACAGAGCCACCCCGACGCATCTGGTCGGAATCACGAATTTCCTGAGCACGTCCAGCTTTGCCGGGTCGCTGACCGGAGATCAGAAGGTCAAATATTTCCGCTGGAGCCGCGTGGAACCGGATGCGGCCTTCGCCGAGCCGGACTTGACCGCGGGTGCGCAGGCGCCGTTAAGTTGATGGTCCGGGGCGATCGTCTCCGGAACACTTCTTCCTGCGGAGCCCGTTTCCATGCCCCTCGCCTGCCAGCGCGACAAGTTCGACCTGCCCGATGGCGTTTCCTATCTCAACACGGCCAGCCAGTCGCCGTGCCTCAGGAGCAGCTTCGAGGCGGGTGAGCGAGGATTGCGGCGAAAGCTGCATCCCTGGACACCGGAGCGGGGCAATCTCGGCCCGGAGATGGAGCGCTGCCGTACCCTCTTCGGCGGGCTCATCGGCGCAGGCTCCGACGATATCGCTATCTGCTTCACCACCAGCTACGGCATCGCGACCGCGGCCGCCAATCTCCGCCTCGAGCCGGGCAAGGACGTGCTGATGCTCGGCGGCCAGTTTCCGTCAAACGTCTATGCCTGGATACGTCTCGCGCGTATCGCCGGCGGCGACGTGCGTCTGGTGCGGCGCGGGGAGGATTTTGATTGGACCGGACCGGTGCTGGAATCGCTCGACGACGGGGTCGGGATCGTCGCCCTGCCGAACTGTCACTGGTCCGACGGTGCGCTGGTCGATCTGGAGGCGGTCAGCGCCGAATGCCGCCGACGCGGCATCCCGCTGGTGGTCGACGCGACCCAGTCTATCGCGGCGCGGCCCTTCGATCTGAAGACGGTGCAGGCGGATTTCGTCATCGCCTCCGGCTATAAGTGGCTGCTCTGCCCCGATACGATGGGCTTCATGTATGTCGCGCCGAAACACCAGCGCGGCATGCCTCTGGAACTGAACCAGCAGGCCCGCACCGGCGCGCCCTCGATGGAGACCGGCGACGGCCTCGGCGGAGAGCTGAAACCGAGCGCGCGGCGCTACGACATGGGCGCCGCCGACAGCATGGTGCACATGCCGATGTCGCTCACGGCGCTGGAGCAGATCGAGGAATGGACGCCGGCGGCGATCCACGAGTATCTGAC
The nucleotide sequence above comes from Nisaea sediminum. Encoded proteins:
- a CDS encoding aminotransferase class V-fold PLP-dependent enzyme gives rise to the protein MPLACQRDKFDLPDGVSYLNTASQSPCLRSSFEAGERGLRRKLHPWTPERGNLGPEMERCRTLFGGLIGAGSDDIAICFTTSYGIATAAANLRLEPGKDVLMLGGQFPSNVYAWIRLARIAGGDVRLVRRGEDFDWTGPVLESLDDGVGIVALPNCHWSDGALVDLEAVSAECRRRGIPLVVDATQSIAARPFDLKTVQADFVIASGYKWLLCPDTMGFMYVAPKHQRGMPLELNQQARTGAPSMETGDGLGGELKPSARRYDMGAADSMVHMPMSLTALEQIEEWTPAAIHEYLTRLVDAVADKAAERGLKHPPKERRIGHFIGLYRDTPWPDGLEQKMAARGVHICFRNNALRISPYLFNDMGDIDRLFAALDAELA
- a CDS encoding FadR/GntR family transcriptional regulator encodes the protein MIRKSPTAAAGRNLTQETTDALRAKIAAGPMKAGDRLPTEKELEAEFGVSRTVIREAVAVLKADGLVEPRRGAGIFVRDPEGTRRKNLPTFVPSGVHEALDLLELRMAVEIEAAGLAATRRSLSQDARIRECQALFERDIDAGASAVERDAAFHLAIAQGTNNSLFTSFLESLGSNAIPRRSLSDEDRARLIDRSYLERVNKEHRAIVDAISAGDADGARVAMRDHLSGSITRYRTSLSA
- a CDS encoding PAS domain-containing protein, with translation MNFNEEERVPIAELAPHDGARLHLRFLDYWLRLRGRHAMPSYADLDPVDFPWALPNIFVVEILPGGDFVYRIAGEEHTQRYRRNLKGLRLSDIMQSDAAEAITERWRLILDMPAAFFILTDHHSEQGASVLGERLVLPLGNDRATPTHLVGITNFLSTSSFAGSLTGDQKVKYFRWSRVEPDAAFAEPDLTAGAQAPLS